The Solea solea chromosome 15, fSolSol10.1, whole genome shotgun sequence genome segment GAAACGTCTCCGACGGTGGCCACAGAGGCAGAGGTAGTAGCCGATCGACGGTGTTTACACTCAAACACTTGCATAATAAGCTGTACTAACTTAGCCACTTTGTTAGCTCGTCATATTTGCGACACTTTGTAACTTTAATTATGTCTTTTTGTGCCATTTAAAAAAGGCTCTGTCTTTGGTTTGGCTTCAGAGTTGTGACATATTAGTCCTAACAATATGGAGTTGGAGAAGTTCGTACTTTTAACAGGGACGGACACTTTTACTTTCTCTACCATAATGAGCGAGTATTGACGCAGTAACTCAGCCGGAGCTGTCAGAAACTCTGTCAGCTGCTCCTTATCCCAACCGAACCGAACCGTGTGTCTGAAAACAATTACTCAGCTATTAGTTAGTTATACGACAACACATAGATACACGGCACAGTTAAAtggttgttttctctttgtttttggttttggttttggtttttgatttgatttgggttttttttttttacataaaactcCGTATTAAATGTGTTCAGATGTCTAAATTCGACTTTCCCAATCACTTTTCAGAATAAGGTGTGAAATCAATTAGTTTCacattttataaatacaaagaaaactGCTTCATAAATGTGCTCATCCGGTTTCAACTTCAAATCTATAGTTTCTATGGACATTTGAGCACTACTCATTTTGAAGTTTGGGGAGcactattttctgacattttatgaccaAAGAACTAATCAATTAACATTGagataataattaaaacattattagaTTATTAATAGCTTcatcagttgcagccctattaaATGTGTACATTCATATCTCATGACTTTATGACTCTATGAGTCACtcagatgtgacaaaaaaatgacattacaagtagagctgaaacaattaatctattaatcgattatgaattgattactaaatgaatcaacaacaattttgataatcgactaatcggttcaaagcttttttcatgattaaaacaagatttccgattgtttacgcttcttaaatgtgagtattttcttcatttctttgctctggataacaaagaaatcattaaaagtgaatcgttttggtttgtggacaaaacaagacatttgagaacatcatcatttccaggtttgacaaacaccgatcaacattttttaaggttttctcatattttatggaccaaacgattaaacgagaaaataatcgacagatgaatcaattataaACATattcgttagttgcagctctaattgcAATATTGTTTTGCTGATATATAGGTGTGAAcattattgtgatatcatgaatATGAGAAATTTCAGCAGATGACATGGAATCTGCAGTGGTGTCTATCATGACAGACACATCTGAAGGCTGTCGAACAAGGAGGGCGAGATACCATAGCTTcacataattcacacacaacGCCTTCAATATTCACTTGCCAACCCCCTACAGTATGTTGGCAGCCGTAATCCTGGATAATTAACTATGATACCTGCCAACATGGTGACACTGATCTGCAGTAGACCCGCCTCTCACACAGGAAACAGTGCAAGCCTTCTCCACTTTGAGCACAGAGTACATCACAGATGCATCTAGAGCACTTGTGTGGGAATTATGCTCAGATTATGGACACACGTCAGAGCATTTAATCTGATATGGGAGAAAAACGCGACACACGCAATCACCAAGCAGCACTGTGTTCAAAGTGAGGCAGTCTTGATATGTCATACGTGGATCTGATGACCGCTATTAATCTGTTTGATTCTTTGAGATTATGGGTTGTATCTTGGGTGTTGAGAAAGGCTTTATCATTTGGCTGTTCCACTGTGCCACACTGTATGCTTTCATCAAACACTTTTGAAATGATCTGATCCAAGCTGATTTTGTTTGTGCCAGTCCAGCCCTGGTGTTTACTGTGACATTAGggcatttaatataaaaatcaTTGTATTTTTACAATGCAATATTTAGTATATTTgtaatgtcttttaaaaaatgttcatcCACCTCAGctcttcatatactgtatgatatTAATCAGTGGCtgtaaactgtgaaaaaaaccTCAGAAAAATACAGTGTGTACATTGTGGAACATTTTTCCGTTCATTGTATGTTTATTTGACGTCATCAAACTTAGAGGTAATAACACATAACGCTGgtgttttatatattattgtccaagaaatttcaaaaaataatgacatcattttacaaaaacaattccAGTGCCCATTAATCGTGAAGTTTGGAAATAAAGCtcactactattattattattatatttaatataattctttattaatattttattactaTAATGATCAAGAAAACCTACAGACTCATGAACATGAACAATAACTCCAGACTTAGAACGGTTTGTAATTATGTCACCTAGTCGATGCAATACTTGGAACCGTTATTGGTCAAAATGAAATACTGCTTGTTTCACTATACACACACTGTTAtatttttgctgagtcatgatgTCGGCTGCTGATTTCCTCTTAATGAGTGAAGAATATTTGTTAGGTGTCAAATGCATCAgcacatgtgtttttatcagcctggtatatcagtatcagtagatactaGAGGTTGAGATCATGAAAAAGGGGCCATCGTGCCATCCCAAATAAATAGCCACGGTTGTTTGAAACTGTCAAATAACAAATACATGCAGTTCCTTATTCCTCAGTGGAGGATTGTGGGAGTGAAAAATTAAGCATATGCTTATACCTCCAATCAGGTAATAATCTGATAACAACACTGGTGTTACTGATTACTACACAAACCGTCACTAATAAGAGTATTAATATTCATTCAGAGATCTTATTCTGACCCATAACAGTAGATTCTAAGGACAAACCTGTACTTTGAATAATAATGGAGCGGCTAAtagagttgtctttcaactggtggtgggtttgattcccaaaGCTGATGtgtctttgggcaagacacttggAGTATGAAAGctatgtgataaaaatgtgctgcacatagatgcgctgtatgaataCGGGTGAATGGGTGCGAGAGgcaaaactattttttaaatcagctttGAGTGGTTATCAAGCCCAGAAAATCACTATATAGTGAACATACATAGTGTCATGTTTCTGTAGTGTAATCATGCACCAGGCAGACAATGATGTGCTGAACAGACACCTGGATTTATTGACTTACATACAAGCTGCTTCACTTCCTTTtaacatgtacatacacactcaGCAGGTTCAGTtatccaataatacattttaaagccagtaTTAGCTGATATTACTGTCTTGTTATCAGTGCATTAGATGTTAGCCGGCTATGATTTGTGTATTTACAGGCCAGGTTGGTGTGCCAGGGAGTAAACAACCAGAGCTACATCTGTGAGTCCGGTCATTGCTGTGGAGAGACACAGTGCTGCAGCTACTACTATGAACTGTGGTGTAAGTTACTGACCTCTGtttcattctgtttgtttgtgttcttgtgttcttgtgttcCTCTTCATTACAACTACTCAGACAAAAGAACTAAAGCAAAGCAcaatagtatgtgtgtgtagagctGTATGTAAACATGCACCGTGGGCTCCCTGCAGGGTTTTGGTTGGTGTGGACCCTAATCATTATCCTGACCTGCTGCTGCGTGTGTCAGCACTGGCGTTCCAAGCAGCGCTTCCAGCAGCAGCGCCGGCAGAACGAGATCAACCTCATTGCCTACAGAGAGGCTCATAACAACTCTCAGCTACCCCTCTATCTCAGTAAGTGGCTGTGTGACTGGAGTTCACTCAGGGGTTGATGGTTTTAGGAGCAGGTGGCTGTTGGCAATAACTGAGAGCTGCTGCCAGGCCAATGAGAGtggagtgtgtgcatgtttgacaccaaaacaaatgtttgagcATTGTCATCGCGGTGTGCTTATGTGTAATCGTCACATCGCAGGAcgtgttttctcttcttctttcaacTGAAGCTTCTCTGAACCAGCTCCTTGCTCTGTGCAGTTAGCACAGCCCCTCCCCTCTATGCACATACTGTCCCTCCCACACCACACTGACGATAAAAAGACACTAGAAACAAATCTACCgcctttctgtcataaacctaaatatgTTATGAAGGAAGGAAATGCTTAATTCTGCCGCAAGTGAGATCCAccaaactgtatttactgcagacaaacacacacacacacacaaacacacacacatacacacacacacagaaaatgcgtggaaaattggaagtgggaggggctaaaaagtgacacaaaaaacttctattaggtcatctgctgtCGGGATTCggggtacacacgttcattaggttaGGGCGGTCAAataagtcgatgacgacttccTGTTACACTTCCGTGCACATGCGAAGTGTCACGTTTGCGGGTTTGAGCGCTCACAGCTAAAAGGTCCGTCGGGCAGTGCGATGTGTTCCGTGGGTCAGCAGATCGAGGCTCAGATCACGACCTTGGCGACTTGGTGACTGTCCTTGGCGAGTCCGCGGCCTCTGTGTGCAGAAGTATCCCTGGGCTATGATGTAAAAATGgatcagtaaattaaaaaatcaTGCAGAAATAACTTATAATAACTTCATATTAAgcggggggccacatgtggcccatgggcAGTGAGTTTGAGACTCTGATTTAGAGAGTATTCAGATCCCTCTCACGAGTCTTTTTCAAAAAAGAGACTAGAGACAAATCTAGTGAACCACTGCACAGTGCCCCACCAAACATCATGGTGCCCTGTGGTGTCACCTGGGCACCCCTCAGACCGAGCGAAGGGGGACCAGATCCCCCACGTCCAGCTATGTCCCCAGGCCACCACAACAATTAATGtgataatgatttatttgagcTTATTGATATTGTAATCTTAATGTCACTGGGTGAAACACTAAAATACTTGTCCTTTTTCATTGGTTATCCTCCAGGATTCTTACCGACTTATCTGCTGCCACCCTATGACGAGGTAGTTAACCGACCagccacacctcctcctccatacACCCCTGTCCAGGCAGCACCTGCACCAACAGACGCACCTGAGGAATCGCCCTGCCTCCACTCACCCGTCTCTGTGGAAACTGATGCAGATGCAGCGCTCCCTGCAACTccagaggtcacacacaccTTCCTTCACAGCGCTTCCAACAACAAGGACTCCTCGCCAGGCAGGTACCGGCGATTCACAGGGGATTCTGGGATCGAAGTATGTGATGGTCAGGAGTTGTGGGAACAGTTGAGCTTTTTACAACgagaagaagagacagaggaaCAGGAGGTTGAGCCATGTGATCACTGTGctcctgatgctgctgatggtgCTGAACACAGCCACATGAATGATGAGAGCAGAGATGGACACACAGAGCCTCAGGCTCATAGGTAATCCTAACAGTTGAAATGAGTATATGCAGAAACCTAAGTCTGCCGCAGTCACTCACCTTATGCTGCACTGTAATAGCATCGCTTAACCTCTGATTCAAACAGGTCATCCAGCAGCCAACTTTCCTCCAATTTTTAAAGGTACAtcatgaaataaatgtattgcactgataacaatggtgcagccagTTCTTATTCACAAGTCAATTTTAACTTACAGCATGCAAACTCTATATTTGCAAGCTCGTAGTACTGTGATACCCGTGTTGCCAGAATGACTCGAACACaatgagctgcagctgtgagCTGAACGTTCACTGTCTGCAGGTGAAAAATGGCCATTTTCTCCTGGACAAGGTCAGCGAGCACGATTCCTGtctgctgctctgtctgtctttcataCATGTGGTCAGAGGATATTTAAGGTATATACAGTAATGCCTTTGCAGTCCACTATTGTTGCCCTTCCATCTCCTTTCATCATGTGATCATTCTCTGATGCTGCTGATAATCTTTGCGTGTTGCTGAGCTTACCTGCGACAATATTAGGGGACAGCAGCAGACCGTCGGGGTGACAGAGAGTGACCCACTATGTTAGATTTAACGTTGTTGGTGATTACGCATGTGAAATAATCGTGATTTCAATGTTGACCCAAATATTCGAGCTTTACGTGCAAAAACAACCGCTTCTGTGTTTATAAAGATAAAATAGATGCTGGGAAACTATCAGCCCATGCTCTCAGTTAGAAAcagagtttgttttatttgcacgcaccaattagtgatagacATTTAACCGGATACAGGGCactggagcagtgggcagcgtACACCATACAGCTCATCTAACCATACCAAATAAGATTTGAACCATTAGAAAAACTAATCATGTTGATCGGCTACAAACAAGCATGTGTACGAAAAACCTTTCCGTTCACTGTGAAGTGGCAAGCAGGTCAGAGGATGTCAGCTGAGCAGGTGTTCTACAGATGTTTTTACACTCAGGCTTCACTTTCATTTACTACGCTTCAGTCAAAATGGACAGAAATGTCCACTTCtaaaaacattacattgttCCTGCATAAACCCCTTAAACATGCCTTGCTCAAAACTACCAAACATTCAATCATTCTgaagattttaaccctttaaatgccagtttgatAACTTGATGTTATACATAAAAGCCAAAATATTGACTTTCACGTGTtagatttatataaaaatagTACAGAGTTGagttttttctgcttctttggGTTAAATCTTTTGATCAACTTCTGTCCTGATCAAAACTATCAAATATTGAATAATTAtcaggattttaaccctttaaatgcctgTTTGATGACATGATGCTAATGTTTCTTTTAGGAAAATAATGAGTTattttccatataacaaatattgGGGGACTGGGGGATTAGtcaaaatattgactttgatGCATTATTAGTTTATGTGTAAcatcagatttaaaatgtactaccctcttaagtcatgacatttaaaaatgttccatTAACTCCTCCTAAGTTCAATAACACAAGCACAGAAGcttggatgatggatggagccGCAGCCCTGACAGCTCAGCTCAGATCAATGTGATCACGTTTCCTCTGATGAAAAGTATTTTAAATCAAGACAgtgacataaaagaaaaagagggagcAGGCATAAGTTTATTTAGTTCACTCCTGAGGACGGATTGCATTCAACCATGCTCAGGAATGAGGCATTTCCCCAAACCGcctctgaatgtggtttctgtgatcaAATCTGAGGATGCATTTGGACATAATCTGGTGCTTTCAGACCTGTAGCTGGAGCACTACCTCAGTACATCATCCCTGACCCTCCAGTCACCTGTCACACTGATCTTGGTTAAAGATGCCATAGTGCCATCATGTGTAGCCTCATGTGACCTTTGACTTGGGAATAATAAGCTGAACTCAATCAAAATTCTGTTCCCTGGAGTTCCCTGGACTTGCACTTGGTGACTTCATCATTATTGTTTGGTTGATATTAGTTTCCATGGACTTTTGTGCACTCATTGAATCCGTGTTAAATGCTTCACAAATGGTTACCAAACTCTACCCAGTTAAAGAAGTATCTGGTTAAGAAATACTCAAGTATACACATATGTCGAGGGTGTTGGTTTCAATACATAATTCTGTGAAATTGAAAAGTGAACTATAGGTTGTACTGAGACAATGTTGCTGCTGTAGAGTCAGTGGAGTCAGAGTGGAGCACTTTTCTACATATGCAGCATTTAACAGTGGTCTTCAGCACATGGTGCTATAGTCTGTGTAATCGTTTACTGTCTGCTGAATAAAATTCTATTTTCCTCTTGTATTTTGTATAAAGTGTCATTAAAAGTTATGAAGAATGAAACgaatgctttgtgtgttttagtaacatcaacaacacaatTAGTTTCTTTAAAGCCACTttaatgtgatttgttttgctgGTGTTCTGCCTCGATTTGGTCTCACCAGTAAAAAGTTGCAGTGTACACAGTGTTGTGAAATACAGTTGTGGAAACATTTAATCAGCACCAATGTAATAATCAGCAAATCCGAGCAGAAGCTATTCAGCTACAGATTATCTTTCTATGCTGAATCATACATGACAGCCTACAGGGgagaaacctttaaaaatacTCCTAATAATAGTGAAGTGTATGCTTATTGCTATTTGCACTGATCTATCCATGCAGTAATTCCACCCACTCAGCTTATCGACACTGGGAGGGGATGACTATGGTCATGGATCCCCGAGAGTCCCCACACTCCACTTTGAGAGCCACTAGATTCTAGGggtgtcacgattctccaaaCCCTTGATTCAATTTGATTTTCGATTTAAGGTCATGATTTGATTCTCAAACCTTTCTCTTTTAGCGCGGATTGGTTTTCCATTTTAagacttgtctagtttagtctaggacaggggtctcaaactcaaatgacctgggggccactgatggtctggtctggtcagtcgggggccaatcaagttaaaaaaaaaagcaacagttgcagTGGACGTTACGagctcatattttttttatatgtactcttgcctcgtgtgagcttttctgtcttttactttttctgtcttttatccattattctgtacagcactttggtccactgtgttagttttaaagtgctttacaaataaagttggattggatcatttcaaaatataagtggttgtttaaatatgcaacaataaaaaaaaaacatatttttcatgcaaaattaatctattcatttgatattgtttggagggccacatgaaatcgattggagggccgcCTCTTTGAGACCACTGGCCTAGGATCATTGGtgattgtctacatggtgtGATGAATGATATAATGTCCATAATTATTTTTCAATGTACCACACaaaggccttattgtcaaatataaatcatttattaacaatgagaatgtaacaataaccaatAAAAgcttaaatccagggttttccaccacAGAATAAGGTCACATATCTGAT includes the following:
- the wbp1la gene encoding WW domain binding protein 1-like a; amino-acid sequence: MVSPKFTVGQETSPTVATEAEARLVCQGVNNQSYICESGHCCGETQCCSYYYELWWFWLVWTLIIILTCCCVCQHWRSKQRFQQQRRQNEINLIAYREAHNNSQLPLYLRFLPTYLLPPYDEVVNRPATPPPPYTPVQAAPAPTDAPEESPCLHSPVSVETDADAALPATPEVTHTFLHSASNNKDSSPGRYRRFTGDSGIEVCDGQELWEQLSFLQREEETEEQEVEPCDHCAPDAADGAEHSHMNDESRDGHTEPQAHR